From Nymphaea colorata isolate Beijing-Zhang1983 chromosome 6, ASM883128v2, whole genome shotgun sequence, a single genomic window includes:
- the LOC116256335 gene encoding glutathione S-transferase U17-like, whose protein sequence is MDKGGEVIKLIGTHSSPFVLRVKIALNLKNVPFEFLIEYLPYKKSQLLLDSNPVHKKVPVLLHDGRAICESLIILEYIDETWASCGSPILPSDPYDRAIARFWAAYIDEKLFPPFRAILTTEGEEQKAKVGQVVAALEMLEEGFGKCNKGGKFFGGQTIGLVDLILGSLVSWMTVMDGLAETQLLDPNKIPRLAAWAENFCEMPEVKGVLPEIAKLVEVGKGIQARERAAAAAASSASVTAIGDPTVSS, encoded by the exons ATGGACAAGGGCGGAGAGGTGATCAAGCTGATCGGAACACACTCTAGCCCATTTGTTTTGCGAGTGAAGATAGCTCTCAACCTCAAGAACGTCCCATTTGAGTTCCTGATCGAGTACCTCCCATATAAGAAGAGCCAACTCCTGCTCGACTCCAACCCGGTTCACAAGAAGGTGCCGGTTTTGCTGCACGACGGCAGGGCTATCTGCGAGTCGCTCATCATTTTGGAGTACATAGACGAGACGTGGGCATCCTGCGGATCTCCGATTCTTCCTTCCGATCCATATGATCGGGCCATTGCCCGCTTCTGGGCGGCTTATATCGACGAAAAG CTTTTCCCACCTTTCAGAGCTATCCTAACGACAGAAGGCGAGGAACAAAAGGCTAAAGTGGGGCAGGTAGTAGCGGCGCTGGAGATGCTGGAGGAAGGCTTTGGCAAGTGCAACAAGGGCGGGAAGTTCTTCGGTGGCCAGACGATTGGCTTGGTGGACCTTATTCTGGGGAGCCTGGTGTCTTGGATGACCGTCATGGATGGGCTGGCCGAAACACAGCTGCTGGATCCCAACAAGATCCCCAGGCTGGCGGCCTGGGCGGAGAACTTTTGCGAGATGCCGGAGGTCAAAGGAGTACTACCGGAAATCGCCAAGTTGGTTGAGGTTGGCAAAGGCATCCAGGCCAGGGAAagagctgctgctgctgcagcttCTTCTGCAAGTGTGACTGCTATTGGTGATCCAACTGTTTCCTCGTAG
- the LOC116256315 gene encoding glutathione S-transferase U17-like → MEKQGEVKLIGLWASPFVLRVKVALNIKGVPYEYLEEQLPFSKSQLLLDSNPVHKKVPVLLHDGKPVCESLIIVEYIDEVWASAGLPAILPLDPYDRATARFWAAYIDEKFFGPMRGLILTEGEDGKDLLEQLMAALEQLEDAFRKCCKGGAFFGGETIGFLDLALGSFLGWLRVLEGDTGTKLLEKSKFPKLEAWSAAFCEAEPVKEVIPEAEKLAEFAKVLRQVGKSVTAVAVAAPPAS, encoded by the exons ATGGAAAAGCAAGGAGAGGTGAAGCTGATTGGGCTGTGGGCGAGCCCCTTCGTGCTTCGAGTGAAGGTAGCCCTCAACATCAAGGGCGTTCCCTACGAGTACCTGGAGGAGCAGCTGCCCTTCAGCAAGAGCCAGCTCCTTCTCGACTCCAACCCCGTCCACAAGAAGGTGCCCGTTCTCCTCCACGACGGCAAGCCCGTCTGCGAATCTTTGATCATCGTAGAGTACATAGACGAGGTGTGGGCGTCGGCCGGACTTCCGGCCATCCTTCCCCTTGATCCGTATGATCGAGCCACCGCCCGCTTCTGGGCTGCTTACATTGATGAAAAG TTTTTTGGGCCGATGCGCGGATTAATCCTAACAGAAGGCGAGGACGGGAAGGATCTATTGGAGCAGCTAATGGCGGCGCTAGAGCAGCTGGAAGATGCATTCAGAAAGTGTTGCAAGGGAGGGGCGTTCTTCGGGGGCGAGACCATCGGCTTCTTGGACTTAGCACTGGGAAGCTTTCTAGGTTGGCTGAGGGTGTTAGAAGGAGACACTGGGACGAAGCTATTGGAGAAGAGCAAGTTTCCAAAATTGGAGGCGTGGTCTGCGGCCTTCTGCGAAGCCGAGCCTGTCAAGGAAGTGATCCCAGAGGCCGAGAAGTTAGCGGAGTTTGCCAAGGTCCTAAGGCAGGTCGGAAAGAGCGTCACTGCAGTTGCGGTGGCCGCGCCTCCTGCTTCCTAG